One stretch of Cellulomonas wangsupingiae DNA includes these proteins:
- a CDS encoding alcohol dehydrogenase catalytic domain-containing protein — MRAVVVDEFGTTPQVRRVPDPVCPPDGVVVRVAATGVCRSDWHAWQGHDDDVRLPHVPGHELAGTVVEAGPDVRRWAVGDVVTVPFVMACGACATCRAGDQQVCPDQTQPGFTQWGSFAELVALDRADTNLVRVPQGMTPVAAAALGCRFATAYRAVTVHAAVRPGDQVVVLGCGGVGLSAVMVAAAAGARVVAVDPAPAARRAAQAAGADLTVDPGDDPPAALAARLVEATGGGAHASLDALGSPATAQAGVLALRRRGRHVQVGLLLRADAWTALPMDRVVAWELSVHGSHGMAAHEYPAMLAAIAAGRLEPATLVARTIGLDDAPDALAAMSPGGPGAAPVAAGMTVVVP, encoded by the coding sequence GTGCGCGCGGTCGTGGTGGACGAGTTCGGGACGACGCCCCAGGTCAGGCGGGTCCCCGACCCCGTGTGCCCGCCCGACGGCGTGGTGGTCCGGGTGGCCGCGACGGGCGTGTGCCGCAGCGACTGGCACGCCTGGCAGGGGCACGACGACGACGTGCGCCTGCCCCACGTGCCGGGGCACGAGCTCGCCGGCACGGTCGTCGAGGCGGGGCCCGACGTGCGCCGCTGGGCGGTCGGCGACGTCGTCACGGTGCCGTTCGTCATGGCGTGCGGCGCGTGCGCGACGTGCCGGGCGGGCGACCAGCAGGTCTGCCCGGACCAGACCCAGCCCGGGTTCACGCAGTGGGGCTCGTTCGCCGAGCTCGTGGCGCTCGACCGCGCCGACACCAACCTGGTGCGGGTGCCGCAGGGCATGACGCCGGTCGCCGCCGCCGCGCTGGGCTGCCGGTTCGCGACCGCGTACCGCGCCGTCACCGTGCACGCCGCCGTCCGGCCGGGCGACCAGGTCGTCGTCCTCGGCTGCGGCGGCGTCGGCCTGTCGGCCGTCATGGTCGCGGCGGCGGCCGGTGCCCGGGTCGTCGCGGTCGACCCCGCGCCGGCGGCGCGGCGGGCGGCGCAGGCGGCCGGCGCCGACCTGACCGTCGACCCCGGCGACGACCCACCGGCGGCGCTCGCCGCCCGGCTCGTCGAGGCGACCGGGGGAGGGGCGCACGCGTCCCTCGACGCGCTCGGCAGCCCGGCCACCGCCCAGGCGGGGGTGCTGGCGCTGCGCCGACGCGGCCGGCACGTGCAGGTAGGGCTGCTGCTGCGCGCCGACGCGTGGACGGCGCTGCCGATGGACCGCGTCGTCGCCTGGGAGCTGTCCGTGCACGGCAGCCACGGCATGGCGGCGCACGAGTACCCCGCGATGCTCGCGGCGATCGCCGCCGGGCGGCTGGAGCCGGCGACCCTGGTGGCGCGCACGATCGGGCTCGACGACGCCCCGGACGCGCTCGCCGCGATGTCGCCCGGCGGGCCGGGGGCGGCCCCCGTGGCGGCGGGGATGACCGTCGTCGTCCCCTGA
- a CDS encoding MarR family winged helix-turn-helix transcriptional regulator, whose translation MDDRPAPADGISLETMLCFDLYSASRAMTAVYRRELDPLDLTYPQYLVLVVLWTRGEQTVRQVIDRLYLDYGTVSPLLKRLEVRGLVERRRRPDDERSVSVVLTPAGEALRERVAHLPAHVGEAFGLAPDEMAELARLLGAVKRHAAGADSLHGARTPARPA comes from the coding sequence ATGGACGACAGGCCCGCGCCCGCCGACGGCATCTCGCTGGAGACGATGCTGTGCTTCGACCTCTACTCCGCGTCCCGCGCGATGACGGCGGTCTACCGCCGCGAGCTGGATCCGCTGGACCTCACGTACCCGCAGTACCTCGTGCTCGTCGTGCTGTGGACCCGGGGCGAGCAGACCGTCCGGCAGGTCATCGACCGGCTGTACCTGGACTACGGGACCGTCTCGCCGCTGCTCAAGCGGCTGGAGGTGCGCGGGCTCGTCGAGCGCCGGCGCCGACCGGACGACGAGCGGTCGGTGAGCGTCGTCCTGACGCCGGCCGGTGAGGCGCTGCGCGAGCGGGTGGCCCACCTGCCGGCGCACGTCGGCGAGGCCTTCGGGCTCGCACCGGACGAGATGGCCGAGCTCGCACGCCTGCTCGGCGCCGTCAAGCGTCACGCCGCGGGTGCCGACTCCCTGCACGGAGCCCGGACGCCCGCCCGTCCGGCCTGA
- a CDS encoding alpha/beta fold hydrolase, with amino-acid sequence MPFITSTATDQPVELYYEDHGTGQPVVLIHGYPLDGHSWEKQAVALLDAGYRVITYDRRGFGRSTATTQGYDYDTFTADLEAVLTTLDVRDAVLVGFSMGTGEVGRYLGTRGSGRVAKAAFLAALEPYLLQTDESPLGLPQSAFDGIAEAARRDRYAWFDEFFANFYNLDENLGTRISEAAVRGSWAVAAGSAPWAAWAVVPTWHTDFRDDVAKIDVPTLILHGSGDRILPVEATGRAFAELLPEATYVEIEGAPHGLLWTHADEVTAALLEFLAA; translated from the coding sequence ATGCCGTTCATCACCAGCACCGCCACCGACCAGCCCGTCGAGCTGTACTACGAGGATCACGGCACCGGGCAGCCCGTCGTGCTCATCCACGGCTACCCGCTCGACGGCCACTCGTGGGAGAAGCAGGCCGTGGCCCTCCTCGACGCCGGCTACCGCGTCATCACGTACGACCGCCGCGGCTTCGGCCGCTCGACCGCGACGACCCAGGGCTACGACTACGACACCTTCACCGCGGACCTCGAGGCCGTCCTGACGACGCTCGACGTGCGTGACGCGGTGCTGGTCGGGTTCTCCATGGGGACGGGGGAGGTGGGTCGCTACCTCGGCACCCGCGGCTCGGGCCGCGTCGCGAAGGCCGCGTTCCTCGCCGCGCTCGAGCCCTACCTGCTGCAGACCGACGAGAGCCCGCTCGGCCTGCCGCAGAGCGCGTTCGACGGCATCGCGGAGGCGGCGCGGCGTGACCGCTACGCGTGGTTCGACGAGTTCTTCGCCAACTTCTACAACCTCGACGAGAACCTCGGCACCCGGATCAGCGAGGCCGCCGTGCGCGGGTCGTGGGCCGTGGCCGCCGGCTCCGCGCCGTGGGCCGCGTGGGCGGTCGTGCCGACGTGGCACACCGACTTCCGCGACGACGTCGCGAAGATCGACGTCCCGACGCTGATCCTGCACGGCTCGGGCGACCGGATCCTGCCGGTCGAGGCGACGGGCCGCGCGTTCGCGGAGCTGCTCCCCGAGGCGACGTACGTCGAGATCGAGGGTGCGCCCCACGGGCTGCTGTGGACCCACGCGGACGAGGTCACGGCGGCACTGCTGGAGTTCCTCGCCGCCTGA
- a CDS encoding glycosyl hydrolase family 18 protein: MSSCRAEGRTRDARRTGRTARGRTAAAFAAVVALLVTGLATAPAASAAGGVTVTFAPQGDWGTGHQVAVTVTNTGTASVPTWTVDFRLPAGVAITSAWDADVTRTGQDHRAVSKGWAGALAPGASQTWGYVASGGYGAPTACAVNGGTCTGGPGTPTPTPTVTPTPRPTPTPTPTVPPPGGGKVVGYFAEWGVYARNYHVKNIHTSGAADRMTHILYAFGNTTGGRCSVGDPYADHDKAYTAADSVDGVADTWDQPLRGSFSQLRKLKAMHPGLKVIWSFGGWTWSGGFTQAAADPAAFAQSCYDLVEDPRWADVFDGIDVDWEYPNACGLTCDSSGPQAFDRVVTALRQKFGTGNLVTAAITADGSPGGKIDAADYATAATKLDWIMPMTYDYFGAFTPQGPTAPHSPLTSYAGIPQQGFNAQAAVDKLIAQGIPARKILLGVGFYGRGWSGVTQTAPGGTATGAAPGTYEQGIEDYKVLKQRCPATGTVGGTAYARCGTEWWGYDTPATVTSKMAWARGRGLGGAFFWELSGDTPDGELVRAVAGGW; encoded by the coding sequence ATGTCGAGCTGCAGAGCCGAGGGCAGGACCAGGGACGCCAGGCGCACGGGTCGAACCGCGCGCGGTCGCACCGCGGCGGCGTTCGCCGCGGTCGTCGCGCTGCTCGTGACCGGGCTGGCGACGGCGCCGGCGGCGAGCGCCGCGGGTGGCGTGACGGTCACGTTCGCACCGCAGGGCGACTGGGGCACGGGCCACCAGGTCGCCGTCACCGTGACCAACACCGGCACCGCGAGCGTGCCGACGTGGACCGTCGACTTCCGGCTGCCGGCCGGTGTCGCGATCACCAGCGCGTGGGACGCCGACGTCACGCGCACCGGCCAGGACCACCGGGCCGTCAGCAAGGGGTGGGCGGGCGCGCTCGCGCCCGGGGCCTCGCAGACCTGGGGCTACGTCGCCTCCGGCGGGTACGGCGCACCCACGGCCTGCGCCGTCAACGGCGGGACGTGCACGGGCGGTCCCGGCACGCCGACGCCCACCCCGACGGTCACCCCCACCCCGAGGCCCACACCGACCCCGACCCCGACCGTCCCGCCCCCGGGCGGCGGCAAGGTCGTCGGCTACTTCGCCGAGTGGGGCGTGTACGCCCGCAACTACCACGTGAAGAACATCCACACGTCGGGCGCGGCGGACCGCATGACGCACATCCTCTACGCGTTCGGCAACACCACCGGCGGACGCTGCTCGGTGGGGGACCCCTACGCGGACCACGACAAGGCGTACACCGCGGCCGACTCGGTCGACGGCGTCGCCGACACCTGGGACCAGCCGCTGCGCGGGTCCTTCAGCCAGCTGCGCAAGCTCAAGGCCATGCACCCGGGCCTCAAGGTCATCTGGTCGTTCGGCGGGTGGACGTGGTCCGGCGGCTTCACGCAGGCCGCCGCGGACCCCGCGGCGTTCGCGCAGTCCTGCTACGACCTCGTGGAGGACCCGCGCTGGGCCGACGTCTTCGACGGCATCGACGTCGACTGGGAGTACCCGAACGCGTGCGGCCTGACCTGCGACTCCTCCGGGCCGCAGGCCTTCGACCGCGTCGTGACGGCGCTGCGGCAGAAGTTCGGCACCGGCAACCTGGTGACCGCGGCCATCACGGCCGACGGGTCGCCCGGCGGCAAGATCGACGCGGCGGACTACGCGACCGCGGCGACGAAGCTCGACTGGATCATGCCGATGACGTACGACTACTTCGGTGCCTTCACCCCGCAGGGCCCGACGGCGCCGCACTCGCCGCTCACGTCCTACGCGGGCATCCCGCAGCAGGGCTTCAACGCCCAGGCCGCGGTGGACAAGCTGATCGCCCAGGGGATCCCGGCGCGCAAGATCCTGCTGGGCGTCGGCTTCTACGGCCGCGGCTGGTCCGGGGTCACGCAGACGGCACCCGGCGGCACCGCGACGGGTGCCGCTCCCGGCACGTACGAGCAGGGCATCGAGGACTACAAGGTCCTCAAGCAGCGGTGCCCGGCCACCGGCACGGTCGGCGGCACGGCGTACGCGCGGTGCGGCACGGAGTGGTGGGGCTACGACACGCCCGCCACCGTCACGTCGAAGATGGCGTGGGCCCGCGGCAGGGGCCTGGGCGGCGCCTTCTTCTGGGAGCTGTCCGGCGACACCCCGGACGGTGAGCTCGTGCGCGCCGTTGCGGGCGGATGGTGA